From the Falco biarmicus isolate bFalBia1 chromosome 19, bFalBia1.pri, whole genome shotgun sequence genome, one window contains:
- the LOC130141458 gene encoding methanethiol oxidase-like, with protein sequence MKGPREEIVYVPCIYRNTGRKKPDFLATVDVDPKSPHYCQVIHRLPMPNLGDELHHSGWNACSSCFGDATKKRNRLILPSFVSSRIYVVDVGTDLRAPRLLKVVNSEDVFWKCNLGYPHTSHCLGSGEIMISTLGDPAGSGKGGFILLDGETFEIKGNWEKGDKIPPMGYDFWYQPRHNVLISTEWGIPKCLGYGFDPNDLKKGLYGRRLNVWDWTTHTYVQAIDVGEDAAPLEIRFLHNPDAAEGYVGCTISSAIHRFYKTEQGDWAAEKVIQVPSKKVEGWLLPEMPGFITDILISLDDRFLYFSNWLHGDIRQYDISDTRKPRLVGQVFVGGSIAKGGPVTVSRDEELWCQPEPFSIQGKRVPGGPQMIQLSLDGKRLYVTTSLYSAWDRQFYPDLIRDGSVMLQLDVDTERGGLAVNQRFLVDFGKEPDGPCLAHEIRYPGGDCTSDIWV encoded by the exons ATGAAAG GTCCCCGGGAGGAGATTGTGTACGTGCCCTGCATCTACAGGAACACTGGGAGGAAGAAACCTGACTTTCTGGCCACTGTGGATGTCGACCCCAAATCTCCGCACTACTGCCAG GTGATCCACCGCCTGCCCATGCCCAACCTGGGGGATGAGCTGCACCACTCGGGCTGGAAcgcctgcagcagctgcttcgGGGACGCCACCAAGAAGCGGAACCGCCTGATCCTGCCCAGCTTCGTCTCCTCCCGCATCTACGTGGTGGACGTGGGAACCGACCTGCGGGCTCCCAGGCTTCTCAAG GTTGTCAACTCGGAGGACGTCTTCTGGAAGTGCAACCTGGGCTACCCCCACACCTCGCACTGCCTGGGCAGTGGTGAAATCATGATCAGCACCCTGGGAGACCCGGCCGGCAGCGGGAAAG GCGGCTTTATCCTGCTGGATGGCGAGACCTTTGAGATTAAGGGGAACTGGGAGAAAGGGGACAAGATCCCCCCAATGGGTTACGACTTCTGGTACCAGCCACGCCACAATGTCCTGATCAGCACCGAGTGGGGGATCCCAAAATGCCTGGGGTATGGATTTGACCCGAATGATCTGAAGAAAG ggcttTACGGCCGCCGCCTCAATGTCTGGGACTGGACCACTCACACCTACGTCCAGGCCATCGACGTGGGCGAGGATGCGGCCCCCCTGGAGATCCGCTTCCTCCACAACCCCGACGCTGCTGAGGGCTACGTGGGCTGCACCATCAGCAGTGCCATCCACCGCTTCTACAAGACCGAG CAAGGAGACTGGGCAGCTGAGAAGGTGATCCAAGTCCCCAGCAAGAAAGTGGAGGGGTGGCTGCTCCCGGAGATGCCAG GCTTCATCACCGACATCCTCATCTCGCTGGACGACAGGTTCCTGTACTTCAGCAACTGGCTGCACGGAGACATCCGCCAGTACGACATCTCCGACACCCGCAAGcccaggctggtggggcag GTCTTTGTGGGTGGCAGCATCGCCAAGGGGGGACCCGTCACCGTGAGCCGGGACGAGGAGCTGTGGTGCCAGCCGGAGCCATTCTCCATCCAg GGGAAGAGGGTGCCGGGGGGACCGCAGATGATCCAGCTGAGCTTGGATGGGAAGCGGCTGTACGTCACCACCTCCCTGTACAGCGCCTGGGACAGGCAGTTCTACCCCGACCTCATCAG GGACGGCTCCGTCATGCTGCAGCTGGACGTGGACACGGAGCGGGGTGGCCTGGCCGTCAACCAGCGCTTCCTGGTGGATTTTGGGAAGGAGCCCGACGGGCCCTGCCTGGCACACGAGATCCGCTACCCCGGCGGGGACTGCACCTCCGACATCTGGGTTTAG
- the LOC130141552 gene encoding methanethiol oxidase-like isoform X1, which translates to MPNLKDELHSSGWSAGCACFDTATPRRNKLILPCLISSRIYVVDVGSQCRAPKLCKMIEPVDVFWKCNKGYLSVVHSLPNGDILIANMGDPAGNGKGGFIVLDGETFELKGNWENECEAPPTGYDFWYQPRHNVLISSAGLVPKRAGRGFNPDDLKKGVFGRRLNVWNLSCHTLTQCFDLGEDSLPLSVKFLHNPDAAEGYVSCALSGIVYRFYKCERDNWAVEEVIRIPAKDVTGWIMPKMPAFTVDLVISTDDKYLYLSNWLHGDIRQYELSKTCKPRLVGQVFVGGSILRGGPVTVCRDEELKCQPDPLVVKCKRVYGGPSKMQLSVDGKRLYVTNSFYSTWDKQFYPNLVREGSVMLQIDVDTEKGGLCVNKNFLVDFGKELNRPCLAHDIRFASGDSTSDILA; encoded by the exons ATGCCCAACCTCAAAGACGAGCTGCATTCCTCGGGGTGGAGCGCTGGCTGCGCCTGCTTTGACACTGCCACACCGAGGAGGAACAAGCTGATTCTTCCCTGTTTGATTTCCTCCCGCATTTACGTGGTGGATGTGGGTTCCCAGTGCCGGGCTCCCAAGCTGTGTAAG ATGATTGAGCCGGTGGATGTCTTCTGGAAGTGCAACAAGGGATACCTCAGCGTAGTGCACAGCCTGCCTAATGGTGACATCCTGATTGCCAACATGGGAGACCCAGCTGGCAACGGGAAAG GTGGATTCATTGTGCTGGATGGAGAGACCTTTGAGCTGAAGGGGAACTGGGAGAATGAGTGTGAAGCCCCCCCGACTGGATACGACTTCTGGTACCAGCCGCGCCACAACGTTCTCATCAGCTCTGCCGGACTGGTCCCAAAACGCGCGGGACGCGGGTTTAATCCTGACGACTTGAAGAAAG GGGTCTTTGGGCGCCGCCTGAACGTGTGGAACTTGTCCTGCCACACCCTCACCCAGTGCTTCGACCTGGGGGAGGACTCTCTGCCCCTGAGCGTGAAGTTCCTCCACAACCCCGATGCTGCCGAGGGATACGTCAGCTGTGCCCTGAGCGGCATTGTCTACCGCTTCTACAAGTGCGAG AGAGACAACTGGGCCGTAGAGGAGGTGATTCGGATACCGGCCAAGGACGTGACAGGATGGATTATGCCCAAGATGCCAG CCTTCACGGTGGACCTCGTCATCTCGACGGATGACAAGTACCTGTACCTCAGCAACTGGCTGCACGGAGACATCCGCCAGTATGAGCTCTCCAAGACCTGCAAGcccaggctggtggggcag GTGTTTGTGGGAGGCAGCATCCTCAGAGGGGGACCCGTCACCGTGTGCAGAGACGAAGAGCTGAAGTGCCAGCCGGACCCCTTGGTGGTCAAG TGCAAGAGAGTGTACGGCGGCCCCAGTAAAATGCAGCTCAGCGTGGACGGCAAGAGGCTGTACGTCACCAACTCCTTCTACAGCACGTGGGACAAGCAGTTCTACCCGAACTTGGTCAG GGAAGGCTCCGTCATGCTGCAGATTGACGTGGACACTGAGAAGGGCGGCCTGTGCGTGAACAAGAACTTCCTGGTGGATTTTGGGAAGGAACTCAACAGGCCTTGCCTTGCCCATGACATCCGCTTCGCTTCCGGAGACTCCACCTCCGATATCTTGGCCTAG
- the LOC130141552 gene encoding methanethiol oxidase-like isoform X2 yields the protein MPNLKDELHSSGWSAGCACFDTATPRRNKLILPCLISSRIYVVDVGSQCRAPKLCKMIEPVDVFWKCNKGYLSVVHSLPNGDILIANMGDPAGNGKGGFIVLDGETFELKGNWENECEAPPTGYDFWYQPRHNVLISSAGLVPKRAGRGFNPDDLKKGVFGRRLNVWNLSCHTLTQCFDLGEDSLPLSVKFLHNPDAAEGYVSCALSGIVYRFYKCEANNWAVEEVIRIPAKDVTGWIMPKMPAFTVDLVISTDDKYLYLSNWLHGDIRQYELSKTCKPRLVGQVFVGGSILRGGPVTVCRDEELKCQPDPLVVKCKRVYGGPSKMQLSVDGKRLYVTNSFYSTWDKQFYPNLVREGSVMLQIDVDTEKGGLCVNKNFLVDFGKELNRPCLAHDIRFASGDSTSDILA from the exons ATGCCCAACCTCAAAGACGAGCTGCATTCCTCGGGGTGGAGCGCTGGCTGCGCCTGCTTTGACACTGCCACACCGAGGAGGAACAAGCTGATTCTTCCCTGTTTGATTTCCTCCCGCATTTACGTGGTGGATGTGGGTTCCCAGTGCCGGGCTCCCAAGCTGTGTAAG ATGATTGAGCCGGTGGATGTCTTCTGGAAGTGCAACAAGGGATACCTCAGCGTAGTGCACAGCCTGCCTAATGGTGACATCCTGATTGCCAACATGGGAGACCCAGCTGGCAACGGGAAAG GTGGATTCATTGTGCTGGATGGAGAGACCTTTGAGCTGAAGGGGAACTGGGAGAATGAGTGTGAAGCCCCCCCGACTGGATACGACTTCTGGTACCAGCCGCGCCACAACGTTCTCATCAGCTCTGCCGGACTGGTCCCAAAACGCGCGGGACGCGGGTTTAATCCTGACGACTTGAAGAAAG GGGTCTTTGGGCGCCGCCTGAACGTGTGGAACTTGTCCTGCCACACCCTCACCCAGTGCTTCGACCTGGGGGAGGACTCTCTGCCCCTGAGCGTGAAGTTCCTCCACAACCCCGATGCTGCCGAGGGATACGTCAGCTGTGCCCTGAGCGGCATTGTCTACCGCTTCTACAAGTGCGAGGCAA ACAACTGGGCCGTAGAGGAGGTGATTCGGATACCGGCCAAGGACGTGACAGGATGGATTATGCCCAAGATGCCAG CCTTCACGGTGGACCTCGTCATCTCGACGGATGACAAGTACCTGTACCTCAGCAACTGGCTGCACGGAGACATCCGCCAGTATGAGCTCTCCAAGACCTGCAAGcccaggctggtggggcag GTGTTTGTGGGAGGCAGCATCCTCAGAGGGGGACCCGTCACCGTGTGCAGAGACGAAGAGCTGAAGTGCCAGCCGGACCCCTTGGTGGTCAAG TGCAAGAGAGTGTACGGCGGCCCCAGTAAAATGCAGCTCAGCGTGGACGGCAAGAGGCTGTACGTCACCAACTCCTTCTACAGCACGTGGGACAAGCAGTTCTACCCGAACTTGGTCAG GGAAGGCTCCGTCATGCTGCAGATTGACGTGGACACTGAGAAGGGCGGCCTGTGCGTGAACAAGAACTTCCTGGTGGATTTTGGGAAGGAACTCAACAGGCCTTGCCTTGCCCATGACATCCGCTTCGCTTCCGGAGACTCCACCTCCGATATCTTGGCCTAG